In the Drosophila takahashii strain IR98-3 E-12201 chromosome 3R, DtakHiC1v2, whole genome shotgun sequence genome, one interval contains:
- the LOC108065287 gene encoding uncharacterized protein, which translates to MHSFAILSILSLFLVAQNAQAGTLSFGSLMGDVSQVAVAGEKVIHQLENAVAQSQSDFVEPTTLNILSDMGNALGNLANAITSLRVENDYMQPEATNLLGDVLGGVGTGLGDLANAITSLSVQMKTGPQARSLSSDGASIIAEGGAVSAKKIAAAADAAAPYIKQLNAGLGDLANALTSL; encoded by the exons ATGCATTCCTTTGCAATTCTAAGCATTCTTTCACTCTTCCTGGTGGCCCAAAATGCCCAAGCTGGTACCCTTAGCTTTGGATCCCTAATGGGGGATGTGTCCCAAGTGGCAGTCGCTGGGGAGAAGGTCATCCATCAACTGGAAAACGCAGTGGCCCAATCCCAATCGGATTTCGTCGAGCCAACCACTTTGAATATCCTCAGCGATATGGGAAACGCCTTGGGCAATCTGGct aacgcTATTACCAGTTTGAGAGTCGAGAATGATTATATGCAACCCGAGGCCACCAATCTTTTGGGCGATGTTCTGGGTGGAGTTGGCACCGGACTTGGTGATTTGGCT AACGCCATCACCAGTCTCAGTGTCCAGATGAAAACCGGTCCCCAGGCTCGAAGTCTTTcg TCGGATGGCGCTTCCATCATAGCCGAAGGAGGA GCCGTGAGTGCCAAGAAAATCGCCGCTGCTGCCGATGCCGCTGCCCCCTATATAAAGCAGCTCAATGCTGGCCTAGGCGATCTGGCC AATGCCCTTACCAGCCTCTAA
- the LOC108065251 gene encoding circumsporozoite protein gives MKIIVVSLFLVISVVGKHQISAKSVLNSTLGNEIGQDSSILGDELGQEITQFGKEGAQSILKYGEAAANANSGWQLGEDGNILGHELGEEGTLLGQEASNSAINFGHLVSQEAAEAASAEAKANQSTKKSVSKREIASGYENPAITCACTCYNDGAAAKVAQKAAEAAANAAGSVAHDAGTIAHDAAGAASSVAGSAANAAGTIAHDAAGAASSVAGSAANAAGTIAHNAAGALSSVAGSAANAAGTIAHDAAGAASSVAGSAANAAGTIAHDAAGAASSVAGSAANAAGDVASAAGNVAGSAANAAGNVAGDVANAAGNAANAAANAAGDVASAAGNVAGSAANAAGNVAGDVANAAGNAANAAANAAGDVANAAGNVAGDVANTAGNVANAAGNVLGDIGNAAGNVAGDVANTAGNVAGDVANAAGNVAGDVANAAGNIANEAGHIFHSIF, from the exons ATGAAAATCATAGTAGTCAGTCTTTTTTTGGTGATTTCCGTAGTGGGAAAACACCAAATCAGTGCTAAAAGTGTGCTGAATAGTACCttg ggCAACGAAATAGGTCAAGATTCCTCCATTTTGGGTGATGAATTGGGCCAGGAAATCACACAATTTGGTAAAGAGGGCGCCCAAAGCATCTTAAAGTATGGAGAAGCAGCG GCAAATGCCAACTCAGGCTGGCAACTTGGAGAGGATGGCAATATTCTTGGTCACGAACTGGGAGAAGAGGGCACTTTGTTGGGACAAGAGGCTTCCAACAGCGCCATTAATTTTGGACACCTAGTCTCCCAGGAAGCG gcagAGGCAGCCAGTGCCGAAGCTAAAGCCAACCAATCAACTAAG aaatctgTCTCCAAGAGAGAAATTGCCAGTGGCTATGAAAATCCTGCGATCACCTGTGCTTGCACCTGTTACAATGATGGAGCTGCTGCCAAGGTGGCACAAAAGGCAGCCGAAGCCGCCGCAAATGCAGCTGGAAGTGTTGCTCATGATGCGGGAACTATTGCTCATGATGCTGCCGGTGCGGCCTCGAGTGTGGCTGGAAGTGCTGCCAATGCCGCTGGAACTATTGCTCATGATGCTGCCGGTGCGGCCTCGAGTGTAGCTGGAAGTGCTGCCAATGCCGCTGGAACTATTGCTCATAATGCTGCCGGTGCGCTCTCGAGTGTGGCTGGAAGTGCAGCAAATGCCGCTGGAACTATTGCTCATGATGCTGCCGGTGCGGCCTCGAGTGTGGCTGGAAGTGCAGCAAATGCCGCTGGAACTATTGCTCATGATGCTGCCGGTGCGGCCTCGAGTGTAGCTGGAAGTGCTGCCAACGCTGCTGGAGATGTTGCAAGTGCAGCAGGAAATGTTGCTGGAAGTGCAGCTAATGCAGCTGGAAATGTTGCCGGTGATGTTGCAAATGCTGCTGGAAATGCAGCAAATGCTGCTGCCAATGCTGCTGGAGATGTTGCAAGTGCAGCAGGAAATGTTGCTGGAAGTGCAGCAAATGCCGCTGGAAATGTTGCCGGTGATGTTGCTAATGCTGCTGGAAATGCAGCAAATGCTGCTGCCAATGCTGCTGGAGATGTTGCAAATGCTGCTGGAAATGTTGCCGGTGATGTTGCGAATACTGCTGGAAATGTGGCAAATGCCGCCGGGAACGTTCTAGGAGATATTGGAAATGCAGCTGGAAATGTAGCTGGGGATGTTGCAAATACCGCTGGAAATGTTGCTGGTGATGTTGCAAATGCTGCTGGAAATGTTGCTGGTGATGTTGCAAATGCAGCTGGAAATATTGCAAATGAAGCTGGCCACATTTTCCACTCCATATTTTAG
- the LOC108065216 gene encoding uncharacterized protein, with protein sequence MKQVPRRVAIVALFLLIFFQPAFFESQSEESHEIGQIEHDIEESMNNMAENFEDGTGINGKQSRIINKAFPSSEDIKDFKIKPGGNAHIRLAYQLPKGKGSSTFTGKKKKGPEYYLNFVFNNYRNPAKPLDRKTLSKKIKMRRTGSRFLPNGMPNPYKYFPLKGEDM encoded by the exons ATGAAGCAAGTTCCTCGAAGAGTGGCCATCGTGGCCCTGTTCCTTCTGATTTTCTTTCAACCAGCATTTTTTGAAAGCCAGTCAGAAGAATCCCATGAAATTGGCCAGATTGAGCATGACATCGAAGAGTCAATGAATAACATGGCAGAAAACTTTGAAGATGGCACCGGAATCAATGGAAAGCAATCTAGAATTATCAATAAAGCATTC ccGAGTTCAGAGGACATCAAGGATTTCAAAATCAAACCCGGCGGCAACGCCCACATTCGCTTAGCTTATCAACTACCCAAGGGTAAAGGTTCCTCAACTTTCACTGGCAAGAAGAAAAAAGGTCCTGAATATTAcctaaattttgtatttaacaaCTACCGAAATCCCGCAAAGCCTCTGGATAGAAAAACCctctcaaaaaaaataaaaatgcgacGAACTGGCAGTAGATTCCTGCCGAATGGAATGCCCAATCCTTATAAGTACTTTCCACTTAAAGGCGAAGATATGTAG
- the LOC108065244 gene encoding transmembrane protease serine 9, with protein sequence MKVFAAVFLCILIAHEARAQYSRCLNPNQRQGLCVHINDCQTLYSVLKQAKLTDLEKKFIRNSACGMGADNKPFVCCTQDTGYVRNQRQTPSFPDYDGFGGDWEEERPQSFVFPRQESRPWSFGNQNNQQGGERTTLQRASTGDGSNLLPQPPSCGGVAIRNRIYDGQDTDLNEFPWMVLLEYRRRTGNGLSTACAGSLINQRYVLTAAHCLTGRIEREVGSLASVRLGEHDTRTAVDCPPGGGSCSPEVQRLGYEEIRVHERYNEKATNQVHDIGLIRLERNVRYSDNIRPICLPSSVGSEVRQPGQQFTVAGWGRTLKSARSAVKQKVTLSYVDPAKCRQRFSQIKVAVESTQLCAGGQFRQDSCDGDSGGPLMRFRGDSWVLEGIVSFGYKCGLKDWPGVYTNVAAYDIWIRQNILLPMPGSSVLRLWIFFGFFYRFLALQECDIPNESKRGVCMEVSRCKAYLQVRNATNLPAEKVNFLKKVQCEVEQQISEAEGSYESLVCCPANGQDYLFPVLQFSKFEYRRFLDVTARFKRKKLKRRIQTVEPSSGFNLLNECGKQVTNRIYGGEIAELDEYPWLALLVYNSNDYGCSGALIDDRHILTAAHCVQGEGVRDRRGLKHVRLGEFNVKTEPDCIEEPNYLSCADAALDIAYEKIHVHPEYKEFSNYKYNDIAIIRLKHPVSFTHFVMPICLPNKSEPLTLAEGQMFSVSGWGRTDLFNKYFINIHSPIKLKLRIPYVSNENCTKILEGFGVRLGPKQICAGGEFAKDTCAGDSGGPLMYFDRQHSRWVAYGVVSYGFTQCGMAGKPAVYTNVAEYTDWIESVIQQQQRKKSQQPTTNQQAKLP encoded by the exons ATGAAAGTGTTCGCGGCGGTTTTTCTTTGCATTCTGATTGCCCACGAGGCCAGAGCCCAGT ACTCTCGATGCCTGAATCCCAACCAAAGGCAGGGACTTTGTGTGCACATTAATGATTGTCAGACACTGTACTCCGTGTTGAAGCAGGCCAAATTAACTGATTTGGAAAAGAAGTTCATCAGGAACTCGGCCTGTGGAATGGGCGCAGATAATAAACCCTTTGTCTGCTGCACTCAGGATACGGGTTATGTGAGGAACCAGCGACAGACTCCCAGTTTTCCAGACTACGATGGTTTTGGCGGAGATTGGGAGGAGGAGAGGCCACAGAGCTTCGTTTTTCCGCGACAAGAATCGCGTCCTTGGAGCTTTGGCAACCAAAATAACCAGCAGGGCGGTGAAAGGACTACGCTTCAGAGAGCCTCAACTGGTGATGGCTCCAATTTACTGCCCCAGCCGCCCAGCTGCGGGGGCGTAGCTATTAGAAACAGGATCTACGATGGCCAGGATACGGACCTAAATGAGTTTCCTTGGATGGTCCTCTTGGAGTACCGCAGACGAACTGGAAATGGCCTTTCCACCGCCTGTGCAGGATCCCTGATCAATCAGCGATATGTCCTTACCGCTGCCCATTGTCTAACGGGAAGGATCGAACGGGAGGTCGGATCACT TGCCTCGGTGAGATTGGGTGAGCATGACACACGCACGGCAGTGGATTGCCCCCCGGGCGGAGGAAGTTGCTCGCCGGAGGTCCAGCGTTTGGGCTACGAGGAGATCCGGGTTCACGAAAGATATAATGAAAAGGCTACGAATCAAGTGCACGATATTGGTTTGATTCGCTTGGAGCGGAATGTTCGGTACTCGGATAATATACGACCTATTTGCTTGCCCTCGTCTGTGGGTTCGGAGGTCCGTCAGCCGGGTCAACAGTTCACCGTAGCCGGTTGGGGAAGGACTCTAAAGTCGGCCCGTAGTGCCGTCAAGCAGAAGGTGACCCTGAGTTATGTGGATCCCGCCAAGTGCCGTCAGAGATTCTCGCAGATCAAGGTGGCCGTGGAATCCACGCAACTCTGTGCCGGTGGACAATTCCGACAGGATAGCTGCGACGGCGATTCGGGTGGACCTCTGATGCGTTTCCGTGGCGATTCCTGGGTCCTCGAGGGCATCGTGTCCTTCGGCTACAAGTGCGGACTGAAGGACTGGCCTGGTGTCTACACAAATGTGGCTGCCTACGACATCTGGATCAGGCAGAAT ATACTGTTACCCATGCCCGGCTCTTCGGTTCTTCGACTATGGATATTCTTCGGCTTTTTCTACCGCTTTTTGGCCCTCCAGGAGTGCGATATTCCCAATGAATCGAAAAGAGGCGTTTGCATGGAGGTCAGCAGGTGTAAGGCGTATTTACAAGTGCGAAATGCCACCAATTTGCCCGCTGAGAAGGTGAATTTCCTGAAGAAAGTGCAGTGCGAGGTGGAGCAGCAAATCTCGGAGGCAGAGGGTTCTTATGAATCCCTCGTTTGCTGCCCGGCAAATGGACAGGATTATCTATTTCCCGTGCTGCAGTTTTCCAAGTTCGAGTACCGAAGATTTCTGGATGTCACTGCTCGATTTAAGCGGAAGAAACTGAAGCGGAGGATTCAAACCGTAGAGCCAAGTTCGGGATTTAATTTACTGAACGAGTGTGGAAAGCAGGTGACCAATCGAATTTATGGAGGCGAAATCGCCGAACTGGATGAATATCCTTGGCTGGCCCTGCTCGTCTATAACTCAA atgaCTACGGCTGCAGTGGAGCTCTAATAGATGATCGTCATATCTTAACGGCGGCCCATTGCGTTCAAGGTGAAGGAGTGCGCGATCGTAGAGGATT AAAGCATGTGCGACTTGGCGAATTCAATGTGAAAACGGAACCTGATTGCATCGAGGAACCCAACTACTTGAGCTGCGCAGATGCCGCTTTGGATATTGCCTACGAAAAGATCCATGTGCATCCCGAATACAAGGAGTTCTCCAACTATAAATACAATGATATAGCTATTATCAGATTGAAACATCCCGTATCCTTCACCCACTTTGTCATGCCCATTTGTTTGCCCAATAAATCGGAGCCCCTGACTTTGGCCGAGGGTCAGATGTTCTCCGTTTCCGGATGGGGTCGCACGGATTTAT TCAACAAGTACTTCATCAACATCCACAGTCCCATAAAGCTGAAGCTGCGCATTCCGTACGTCTCCAATGAGAACTGCACCAAGATCCTCGAGGGATTCGGGGTGCGATTGGGACCCAAGCAGATTTGTGCCGGTGGGGAGTTCGCCAAGGACACCTGTGCCGGGGACTCGGGAGGACCTCTGATGTACTTCGATCGCCAGCACTCCCGTTGGGTGGCCTACGGGGTGGTCAGCTACGGATTCACCCAGTGCGGAATGGCCGGAAAGCCGGCTGTTTACACTAACGTGGCCGAATACACGGATTGGATCGAGAGTGTcatacagcagcagcagaggaaAAAGAGTCAACAACCAACGACAAATCAACAGGCCAAATTGCCTTGA